A genomic segment from Alistipes senegalensis JC50 encodes:
- a CDS encoding rhomboid family intramembrane serine protease, producing MNRYFQTPPVVKNLIIINVLVYMATALLPVGDRIMEYCALSLGTPFFHTYQFITYMFLHANFEHIFFNMFALWMFGRTLEYELGSQRFLTFYMVCGIGAALIQYLTALAFGELPLMLVGASGAVMGLLLAFGVMHPNAVIMLLIPPIPMKAKWFVIIYAVIELFLGWRGVGNVAHFAHVGGMLWGFLLLQWWKRRGTIRF from the coding sequence ATGAACCGTTATTTCCAGACCCCTCCGGTCGTCAAGAACCTGATAATTATCAACGTGCTGGTCTATATGGCCACGGCGCTGCTGCCCGTGGGCGACCGGATCATGGAGTACTGCGCCCTGTCGCTCGGGACGCCGTTCTTCCATACCTACCAGTTCATCACCTACATGTTCCTGCACGCCAATTTCGAGCATATCTTCTTCAACATGTTCGCCCTGTGGATGTTCGGGCGGACGCTCGAATACGAGCTGGGGTCGCAGCGCTTCCTGACTTTCTACATGGTCTGCGGCATCGGTGCGGCGCTGATCCAGTACCTCACGGCGCTGGCCTTCGGGGAACTGCCGCTGATGCTGGTCGGCGCGTCGGGCGCCGTGATGGGGCTGCTGCTGGCTTTCGGCGTGATGCACCCCAATGCGGTCATCATGCTGCTGATACCGCCCATCCCGATGAAGGCCAAGTGGTTCGTCATCATCTACGCCGTCATCGAGCTCTTCCTCGGATGGCGGGGCGTGGGCAACGTGGCCCATTTCGCCCATGTGGGCGGCATGCTGTGGGGCTTCCTGCTGCTCCAATGGTGGAAACGCCGCGGGACGATCCGTTTCTGA
- the mutL gene encoding DNA mismatch repair endonuclease MutL, giving the protein MADKIRLLPEVVANQIAAGEVVNRPSSVVKEMMENALDAGATSVKVNFRDGGKDLIQIVDDGCGMSPIDARMAFDRHATSKIGAVEDIYALHTFGFRGEALASIAAVAQVELRTRQEGDEVGTQTEINGGQFASQTPVMCPVGSQFFVRNLFYNVPARRRFLDKSTTSASHIKAEFQRIALCNPQVAFELYANDAPVYTLQASSLAGRIVDVVGRHIKQNLLEVEADTSIARIEGYIGRPAAAKKRNSEQYLFVNGRFFKSSYLTSAILKAYEKLIPENCQPSYFLFLTIDPGRIDVNVHPQKTEVKFADEEAVWQIINAAVRETLAKTGAVPLMDFDRDGVVEIPVLQRGAVYSEPQAMSNSDYNPFREEYIDPTAPDPNEDFTGFDVPYRDGGAVSDNSAAGFRTGGGRSAAPAFPRGGGRSGLPATDDGEFEEFESGGGFEIASGGGFDDSALDFIPSEAAPEQQRFDMAQRPEFTDPMPLPGGYVAALLGGRFVVVDVRRARERILYEDYLRMLGNGSSVSQQLLFPERLVLSGDEYALLEENAVEFASLGFDIDFCGEGAVEVKGTPADMPADAVDKLLFELLQAFATPVSLADVRREKIAAVMARSGSKGAGRMLSREEAAALLAQLADTGSFSFSPSGKAITAEITPEDLRAKLG; this is encoded by the coding sequence ATGGCAGACAAGATCAGATTACTACCCGAGGTCGTCGCCAACCAGATCGCCGCGGGCGAGGTCGTCAACCGGCCCTCTTCGGTGGTGAAGGAGATGATGGAGAATGCCCTCGACGCAGGCGCGACCTCCGTGAAAGTCAATTTCCGCGATGGCGGCAAGGACCTGATTCAGATCGTGGACGACGGCTGCGGCATGTCGCCCATCGACGCGCGCATGGCTTTCGACCGCCATGCCACGAGCAAGATCGGGGCCGTGGAGGATATTTACGCCCTGCATACGTTCGGATTCCGCGGCGAGGCGCTGGCTTCGATCGCCGCCGTGGCGCAGGTGGAGCTGCGCACGCGGCAGGAGGGCGACGAGGTGGGCACCCAGACCGAGATCAACGGCGGACAGTTCGCGTCGCAGACGCCCGTGATGTGCCCCGTGGGGTCGCAGTTCTTCGTGCGCAACCTCTTTTACAACGTCCCGGCGCGCCGCCGTTTCCTGGACAAGAGCACCACGTCGGCTTCGCATATCAAGGCCGAGTTCCAGCGCATCGCGCTCTGCAACCCGCAGGTCGCCTTCGAACTCTATGCCAACGACGCTCCGGTTTACACGTTGCAGGCGTCGTCGCTGGCGGGCCGTATCGTGGACGTGGTGGGGCGCCATATCAAACAGAATCTGCTGGAGGTCGAGGCCGACACCTCGATCGCCCGCATCGAAGGATATATCGGCCGTCCGGCGGCCGCCAAGAAGCGCAATTCGGAGCAGTACCTCTTCGTCAACGGCCGCTTTTTCAAAAGCAGCTACCTGACGAGCGCCATCCTGAAAGCATACGAGAAGCTGATTCCCGAGAACTGCCAGCCGTCGTATTTCCTCTTCCTGACGATCGACCCCGGGCGCATCGACGTGAACGTCCACCCGCAGAAGACCGAGGTGAAGTTCGCCGACGAGGAGGCCGTGTGGCAGATCATCAACGCCGCCGTGCGCGAGACGCTGGCCAAGACGGGCGCCGTGCCGCTGATGGATTTCGACCGCGACGGCGTGGTGGAGATTCCCGTGTTGCAGCGGGGCGCCGTGTACAGCGAGCCGCAGGCGATGTCCAACAGCGACTACAATCCTTTCCGCGAGGAGTATATCGACCCCACGGCGCCCGATCCCAACGAGGATTTCACGGGTTTCGACGTGCCTTACCGCGACGGCGGTGCCGTGTCGGACAACTCTGCCGCGGGATTCCGCACGGGCGGAGGCCGGAGCGCCGCACCCGCATTTCCGCGGGGAGGCGGGCGCAGCGGCCTGCCTGCGACGGACGACGGGGAGTTCGAGGAGTTCGAGTCGGGAGGCGGTTTCGAGATCGCTTCCGGCGGAGGCTTCGACGACAGCGCGCTGGATTTCATCCCTTCGGAGGCCGCTCCTGAACAGCAACGTTTCGACATGGCGCAGCGTCCGGAGTTCACCGATCCCATGCCCCTGCCGGGCGGGTATGTCGCCGCCCTGCTCGGCGGCCGCTTCGTGGTGGTGGACGTACGCCGCGCCCGCGAGCGGATTCTTTACGAAGATTACCTGCGCATGCTGGGCAACGGCTCGTCGGTGAGCCAGCAGCTGCTGTTTCCCGAGCGGCTGGTGCTCTCGGGCGACGAATACGCCCTGCTGGAGGAGAACGCCGTGGAGTTCGCTTCGCTGGGCTTCGACATCGACTTCTGCGGCGAAGGAGCCGTGGAGGTGAAGGGCACGCCCGCCGACATGCCCGCCGATGCGGTGGACAAACTGCTGTTCGAGCTGTTGCAGGCTTTTGCGACCCCCGTGTCGCTGGCCGATGTCCGGCGGGAGAAGATCGCCGCCGTGATGGCCCGCTCGGGCTCCAAGGGCGCCGGGCGGATGCTGTCGCGCGAAGAGGCCGCGGCGCTGCTGGCGCAGCTGGCCGACACGGGCAGTTTCAGTTTCTCGCCCTCGGGCAAGGCGATCACCGCGGAGATCACCCCCGAAGATTTGCGCGCCAAGCTGGGATAA
- a CDS encoding sodium ion-translocating decarboxylase subunit beta: MEKFDLGSIFQGISTLLQSDPAIMYSRIGLILLGILLVYLGRKGILEPLVMIPMGLGMAAVNAGVLIFPGGAHGNLFLDPMVTDTDQLMNILQIDFLQPVYTFTFSNGLIACLIFMGIGTMLDINFLLAKPLQSMFLALCAELGTFAVLPIAYSMGLSPSDSASIAMVGGADGPMVLFTSLNLSKEIFVPITVVAYLYLGLTYGGYPYLVRAMVPRRLRAIKMKPAGKPAKQYSPAAKIAFAVVMCVILCLLFPVAAPLFFSLFIGVVIKESGLKHVNDFISGPMLYGSTFFLGILLGVLCDAHTLLDPTVLKLLVLGILALLISGIGGILGGYVMYFIKRGNFNPVIGIAAVSCVPTTAKVAQKIVSHDNPSSMVLPDALGANVTGVITSAIIAAIYVTVIPML; this comes from the coding sequence ATGGAAAAATTTGATCTGGGCAGTATTTTCCAGGGCATTTCGACCCTGTTGCAGTCCGATCCGGCGATCATGTATTCGCGCATCGGGCTAATCCTGCTGGGCATCCTGCTGGTTTACCTGGGACGCAAGGGGATTCTGGAACCGCTGGTGATGATCCCGATGGGACTGGGCATGGCGGCCGTGAACGCCGGTGTGCTGATCTTTCCCGGAGGTGCCCACGGCAATCTGTTCCTCGACCCGATGGTGACCGACACCGACCAGCTGATGAACATTCTGCAAATCGACTTCCTGCAACCCGTCTATACCTTCACTTTCAGCAACGGCCTGATCGCCTGCCTGATCTTCATGGGTATCGGAACGATGCTCGACATCAATTTCCTGCTGGCCAAACCCCTGCAAAGCATGTTCCTCGCGCTGTGCGCCGAGCTGGGGACCTTCGCCGTGCTGCCGATCGCCTATTCGATGGGCCTGAGTCCCAGTGACAGCGCCTCGATCGCTATGGTGGGCGGCGCGGACGGACCGATGGTGCTCTTCACCTCGCTCAACCTCTCGAAGGAGATCTTCGTGCCGATCACCGTCGTGGCCTATCTCTACCTGGGGCTGACCTACGGCGGGTATCCCTATCTGGTGCGGGCGATGGTGCCCAGACGCCTGCGGGCCATCAAGATGAAGCCTGCCGGGAAACCGGCGAAGCAGTACAGCCCCGCGGCCAAGATCGCATTCGCCGTGGTGATGTGCGTGATCCTTTGTTTGCTCTTCCCGGTGGCCGCGCCGCTGTTCTTCTCGCTCTTTATCGGCGTGGTCATCAAGGAGTCGGGACTGAAACACGTCAACGATTTCATCAGCGGGCCGATGCTCTACGGCTCGACGTTCTTCCTGGGCATCCTGCTGGGCGTGCTGTGCGACGCCCACACGCTGCTCGATCCCACGGTGCTCAAACTCCTCGTGCTGGGAATCCTCGCCCTGCTGATCTCGGGCATCGGCGGCATACTGGGCGGCTACGTCATGTATTTCATCAAGCGGGGCAATTTCAACCCCGTGATCGGCATCGCCGCCGTGAGCTGCGTGCCGACGACGGCCAAAGTCGCCCAGAAGATCGTGTCGCACGACAATCCTTCGTCGATGGTGCTGCCCGACGCTTTGGGAGCCAATGTCACGGGAGTCATCACGTCGGCCATCATCGCCGCGATCTACGTGACGGTGATTCCGATGTTGTAA
- a CDS encoding SusD/RagB family nutrient-binding outer membrane lipoprotein, with protein sequence MKKLAYKFLIALTIGGTASGLQSCGDWLDINTNEYAATEVDPGYLFTNAALNYSMKRCGADQFLTLMYAAQTASEQTQWFNYIFGGEPYGIDAEYSSGNAWVGTYSSTGYNLQRAIGFAQEKGHVNAEAQCKILTANVFWETTMLFGDIPYSEAWRIDEIKEPKFDTQKEVLYALEELLDEALDQIDESDPNTISKYDLYYGGDMTKWRKLAKSIKLKIYMYLSNKEDVGAEIKALIEEGDLLSSSADDCKFPFYDSPGNRNPNAEFDNQNPGLLGWMYFGTPEIVDPMNATNDPRRPIYFYPNKEGLYVGIASTHEGSAMAAEDPSEITEARFNLDNLFKSDYSDVICSYPEVMFYVAEAYVRGLGVTKDLTKADEYFKKGLEASCTNVGVAAADAKTFADGVPALSTLGGDEKAIEAIAAQQRIEMMMRPLEAWSEQRRTDYPKLEVPEMIRTLYTDLISRWPYPSRESLVNDNVPQVDGIWTKMWFQK encoded by the coding sequence ATGAAAAAATTAGCATATAAATTTCTAATCGCCCTGACGATCGGCGGCACTGCTTCCGGATTGCAATCCTGCGGCGATTGGCTGGACATCAACACGAATGAATATGCCGCCACGGAGGTCGATCCCGGATACCTGTTCACCAATGCGGCCCTGAATTACAGTATGAAACGCTGCGGCGCCGACCAATTCCTTACACTGATGTACGCTGCGCAGACCGCTTCCGAACAGACCCAGTGGTTCAATTACATCTTCGGCGGCGAACCCTACGGCATCGACGCCGAGTATTCGTCGGGCAATGCCTGGGTAGGCACCTATTCGAGCACGGGTTACAACCTTCAGCGTGCGATCGGATTCGCTCAGGAAAAGGGACACGTCAACGCCGAAGCCCAATGCAAAATACTGACGGCCAACGTTTTTTGGGAGACGACCATGCTCTTCGGCGACATCCCGTACAGTGAGGCATGGCGCATCGACGAAATCAAGGAGCCGAAATTCGACACCCAGAAAGAGGTGCTCTACGCTTTGGAAGAGCTGCTGGACGAGGCTCTCGACCAAATCGACGAGTCCGATCCGAACACGATCTCCAAATACGACCTCTACTACGGAGGCGACATGACCAAATGGCGCAAACTGGCCAAATCCATCAAGTTGAAGATCTACATGTACCTCTCCAACAAGGAGGATGTAGGTGCCGAGATCAAGGCGCTGATCGAAGAAGGCGATCTGCTCTCTTCATCGGCCGACGACTGCAAATTCCCGTTCTACGACAGCCCGGGCAACCGGAATCCCAACGCCGAATTCGACAATCAGAACCCGGGTCTCCTCGGCTGGATGTATTTCGGCACGCCGGAAATCGTCGATCCGATGAATGCGACCAACGACCCGCGCCGTCCCATCTATTTCTATCCCAACAAGGAAGGTTTGTACGTGGGTATTGCATCCACGCATGAAGGGTCCGCCATGGCGGCCGAAGATCCTTCGGAGATCACCGAAGCGCGTTTCAACCTCGACAACCTGTTCAAGTCGGACTACTCCGACGTGATCTGTTCCTATCCGGAAGTGATGTTCTATGTAGCCGAGGCCTATGTCCGCGGCCTGGGCGTCACCAAAGACCTCACCAAAGCCGACGAATATTTCAAGAAGGGTCTGGAAGCATCCTGCACCAACGTCGGAGTCGCTGCGGCCGATGCCAAGACCTTCGCCGACGGAGTTCCCGCCCTCTCGACACTGGGCGGCGACGAAAAAGCGATCGAAGCCATTGCCGCACAGCAGCGTATCGAGATGATGATGCGCCCGCTCGAAGCATGGTCCGAACAGCGCCGCACGGACTATCCGAAACTCGAAGTCCCGGAGATGATCCGAACGCTGTATACCGATCTGATCAGCCGCTGGCCCTATCCCTCGCGCGAATCGCTCGTCAATGACAACGTTCCGCAGGTGGACGGCATCTGGACCAAGATGTGGTTCCAGAAATAA
- a CDS encoding UDP-glucose dehydrogenase family protein, with product MKIAIVGTGYVGLVSGACFAEMGLDITCVDIDREKIDALNAGAIPIYEPGLDALVQRNVRAGRLHFTTDLTECLDHVEVVFSAVGTPPDEDGSADLRYVLEVARTFGRHIRKYTVLVTKSTVPVGTARKVKAVIEEELARRGCQVPFDVASNPEFLKEGAAIKDFMSPDRVVVGVESERARELMARLYRPFLINNFRVLFMDIPSAEMTKYAANAMLATRISFMNEIANLCDRVGADVEMVRKGIGSDARIGNKFLYPGCGYGGSCFPKDVKALARTGRENGCTMQIIEAVERVNERQKSVVFEKLQAALGDLRGKLVTIWGLAFKPETDDMREAPATVVIDLLLEAGAEVCAYDPVAMPESQRRMAGRPIRYARTMYEAAEGADAVALITEWKEFRMPDWPQLHAAMRGDAIIDGRNIFDKPEVAAAGFRYFGIGK from the coding sequence ATGAAAATCGCAATCGTGGGTACGGGCTATGTCGGCCTGGTATCGGGGGCCTGCTTCGCCGAAATGGGGCTCGACATCACCTGCGTGGACATAGACCGGGAGAAGATCGACGCGCTGAACGCCGGCGCCATCCCCATCTACGAACCGGGGCTCGATGCGCTCGTGCAGCGCAACGTCCGTGCGGGACGCCTCCACTTCACCACCGACCTCACCGAATGCCTCGACCACGTCGAAGTGGTCTTCTCGGCCGTCGGTACCCCGCCCGACGAGGACGGCTCGGCCGATCTGAGATACGTCCTGGAGGTGGCCCGCACCTTCGGGCGCCACATCCGGAAATACACCGTGCTGGTGACCAAGAGCACCGTGCCCGTGGGCACGGCCCGGAAAGTGAAGGCCGTGATCGAGGAGGAGCTCGCCCGGCGGGGCTGCCAGGTGCCGTTCGATGTCGCCTCGAACCCCGAATTCCTCAAAGAGGGGGCCGCCATCAAGGATTTCATGTCGCCCGACCGCGTGGTCGTGGGCGTCGAGAGCGAGCGGGCCCGCGAGCTGATGGCCAGACTCTACCGGCCGTTCCTGATCAACAATTTCCGGGTGCTGTTCATGGACATCCCCTCGGCCGAGATGACCAAATACGCCGCCAACGCCATGCTGGCCACGCGCATTTCGTTTATGAACGAGATCGCCAACCTCTGCGACCGCGTGGGCGCCGACGTGGAGATGGTGCGCAAAGGCATCGGCTCCGACGCCCGCATCGGCAACAAGTTCCTCTACCCCGGCTGCGGCTACGGCGGATCGTGTTTCCCGAAAGACGTGAAAGCGCTGGCCCGCACGGGCCGCGAGAACGGCTGCACGATGCAGATCATCGAAGCGGTCGAACGGGTCAACGAACGGCAGAAAAGCGTGGTCTTCGAGAAATTGCAGGCCGCGCTGGGCGACCTGCGGGGCAAGCTCGTCACGATCTGGGGGCTGGCGTTCAAACCCGAGACCGACGACATGCGCGAAGCCCCGGCGACGGTGGTGATCGACCTTCTGCTGGAGGCCGGCGCCGAGGTCTGCGCCTACGATCCGGTGGCCATGCCCGAATCGCAGCGGCGGATGGCCGGGCGTCCGATCCGTTACGCCCGGACGATGTACGAGGCGGCCGAAGGCGCCGACGCCGTGGCCCTCATCACCGAATGGAAGGAGTTCCGCATGCCCGACTGGCCTCAGCTGCACGCGGCGATGCGCGGCGACGCGATCATCGACGGCCGCAACATCTTCGACAAGCCGGAGGTCGCGGCCGCCGGGTTCCGCTACTTCGGAATCGGGAAATGA
- a CDS encoding YhcH/YjgK/YiaL family protein: MILDSLKNCALYENVNPRMKKAFALIASTDWTKMEPGIHELDGKDIYVNVMERELKRKPDAKLEVHNEYIDIQVLVTGKEESFGWSERRELKLPQGEFDAAKDIQFFDDVPQTYYTLRPGQFTVLFPEDGHAPMVGEGTVRKIIVKVRK, translated from the coding sequence ATGATTTTAGACTCACTGAAAAACTGCGCGTTGTACGAGAACGTCAACCCGCGCATGAAGAAGGCTTTCGCGCTGATCGCTTCGACGGACTGGACGAAGATGGAGCCGGGCATCCATGAGCTCGACGGCAAGGACATCTATGTCAACGTGATGGAGCGCGAGCTCAAACGGAAACCCGATGCCAAACTCGAAGTGCACAACGAGTACATCGACATCCAGGTGCTCGTCACCGGCAAGGAGGAGTCCTTCGGCTGGAGCGAGCGCCGGGAACTGAAACTGCCGCAGGGCGAGTTCGACGCCGCGAAAGACATCCAGTTCTTCGACGACGTGCCGCAGACCTATTATACGCTGCGCCCGGGCCAGTTCACGGTGCTTTTCCCCGAGGACGGCCACGCTCCGATGGTGGGCGAGGGAACGGTGCGCAAGATCATCGTCAAGGTGCGCAAGTAG
- a CDS encoding endonuclease/exonuclease/phosphatase family protein, with protein sequence MASEYYNDYGGRPAKRRRSIVIRVLDLILTIATVAAAVTMLLTYLVPYVDPARVWFFPVLGLAAPGIYVASVVLMLYWVIRWRTVRALVMLAIVVAGLFKVSLFWRPEIRRSYAEEAVYDRGSFRVMTYNVRSFYGENGGSSVDDILQLIAEQDPDIICLQEFNARLAERSAEFALLDEKYESAHFGRTQAPDSVYGSTMAILSKYRILRTGTVLTPSSSVWADVMIGEDTVRVFNNHLRSTAINASDNEFITSHRFLSDTARETKIRSIVTRLRENSVLRARQVDSIAKVAGATRTRKIVCGDFNDTPMSYVYRTMARGLRDAFSECGSGYSHTFRGFYNTLRIDYVLSSEGLETLSYEVIPVEYSDHHPVVVRLKKSS encoded by the coding sequence ATGGCTTCGGAGTATTACAACGATTACGGGGGACGCCCGGCGAAACGCCGCCGCAGTATCGTCATAAGAGTGCTGGACCTGATTCTGACGATAGCGACCGTCGCGGCGGCCGTGACGATGCTGCTTACCTATCTGGTCCCTTACGTCGATCCCGCCCGGGTCTGGTTCTTTCCCGTGCTGGGGCTTGCGGCCCCCGGCATCTACGTCGCCTCGGTGGTGCTGATGCTCTATTGGGTGATCCGCTGGCGCACGGTGCGCGCCCTGGTGATGCTGGCGATCGTCGTGGCGGGGCTTTTCAAGGTTTCGCTCTTCTGGCGGCCCGAAATCCGCCGCAGCTACGCCGAAGAGGCGGTTTATGACCGCGGGTCGTTCCGGGTGATGACCTACAACGTCCGCAGTTTCTACGGCGAGAACGGCGGCAGCAGCGTCGATGACATCCTGCAACTGATCGCCGAACAGGACCCCGACATCATCTGTTTGCAGGAGTTCAACGCCCGTCTGGCGGAGCGTTCGGCGGAGTTCGCGCTGCTCGACGAGAAGTACGAAAGCGCCCATTTCGGACGCACGCAGGCTCCCGACTCGGTCTACGGCTCGACGATGGCCATCCTGAGCAAATACCGCATCCTGCGGACCGGCACGGTGCTGACGCCTTCGTCGTCGGTCTGGGCCGACGTGATGATCGGCGAAGATACGGTGCGGGTGTTCAACAACCACCTTCGTTCGACGGCCATCAACGCCTCGGACAACGAGTTCATCACCAGCCACCGGTTCCTCTCGGACACGGCGCGCGAGACCAAGATCCGCAGCATCGTCACGCGCCTGCGCGAGAACAGCGTGCTGCGGGCCCGGCAGGTGGACAGCATCGCCAAGGTCGCGGGCGCGACGCGTACGCGGAAGATCGTCTGCGGCGATTTCAACGACACGCCGATGTCGTATGTCTACCGCACGATGGCCCGGGGGCTGCGTGACGCTTTCAGTGAGTGCGGTTCGGGCTATTCGCATACGTTCCGGGGATTCTACAACACGCTGCGCATCGACTACGTGCTGAGTTCCGAGGGGTTGGAAACCCTCTCCTACGAGGTGATACCGGTCGAGTATTCGGACCACCATCCCGTCGTCGTGCGGCTGAAAAAATCGTCGTAG
- a CDS encoding multidrug effflux MFS transporter, with amino-acid sequence MNNDNSKLFLLVLLGLLTAFGPFVTDMYLPTLPAMTDFFRTSSSMVQMGLTTSMIGLAAGQLLFGPLSDKYGRRTPLLTAMWLFIGSTLLCIFASDIRQFIAARFLQGIAGSGGIVISQSVATDRFGGRDLARMLALIGAVNGVAPVVAPIIGGTLTDSIGWQGIFCILLGLGCLLLAGCFRLRESLPAERRSAVAWNDILRNFGTVLRNRRYLAYVLQMGFAQGVLFAYIASSPFIVQGHYGFSAFEFSICFAVNAVAIGGAAAFSIRFRSPERSTRTGCAGMLLFAAAEAAALGLGCGFWVYEGVLFGLLFAMGLTFTSSTALAMESAREHAGTASALLGAVCFSFGGVVSPLVGIGNTLLSTGTVFVACALCSWLSLRIVPRPTTLAAA; translated from the coding sequence ATGAACAACGATAACAGCAAACTTTTCCTGCTCGTCCTGCTGGGCCTGCTGACGGCGTTCGGTCCCTTCGTGACGGACATGTACCTGCCGACGCTGCCCGCCATGACGGATTTCTTCCGCACCTCTTCGTCGATGGTGCAGATGGGCCTGACGACCAGCATGATCGGTCTGGCCGCCGGACAGCTGCTCTTCGGCCCCCTGAGCGACAAGTACGGACGCCGCACGCCGCTGCTGACGGCCATGTGGCTCTTCATCGGCTCCACGCTGCTCTGCATCTTCGCCTCGGACATCCGCCAGTTCATCGCCGCTCGCTTCCTGCAAGGCATCGCCGGTTCGGGCGGCATCGTCATTTCGCAGTCGGTGGCCACCGACCGTTTCGGAGGCCGCGACCTGGCCCGGATGCTGGCGCTGATCGGCGCCGTCAACGGCGTCGCACCGGTCGTCGCACCCATCATCGGCGGCACCCTCACCGACTCCATCGGCTGGCAGGGCATCTTCTGCATCCTGCTCGGACTGGGGTGCCTCCTGCTCGCAGGCTGTTTCCGCCTCCGCGAATCGCTGCCCGCCGAACGCCGCAGCGCCGTGGCCTGGAACGACATCCTCCGCAATTTCGGCACCGTGCTCCGCAACCGTCGCTACCTGGCCTATGTACTGCAAATGGGCTTCGCACAGGGCGTGCTGTTCGCCTACATCGCCTCCTCGCCCTTCATCGTGCAGGGACACTACGGGTTCTCGGCCTTCGAATTCAGCATCTGCTTCGCCGTCAACGCCGTGGCCATCGGCGGAGCCGCAGCCTTCTCGATCCGCTTCCGCAGTCCCGAACGAAGCACCCGCACCGGATGCGCCGGAATGCTCCTCTTCGCCGCCGCCGAAGCCGCGGCACTCGGCCTCGGATGCGGTTTCTGGGTCTACGAAGGAGTGCTTTTCGGACTGCTGTTCGCCATGGGACTCACCTTCACCTCCTCCACGGCGCTGGCTATGGAATCGGCCCGCGAGCACGCCGGCACGGCCTCGGCCCTGCTGGGCGCCGTCTGCTTCTCGTTCGGCGGTGTCGTATCGCCGCTGGTCGGCATCGGCAACACGCTTCTCTCCACAGGTACGGTCTTCGTCGCCTGCGCCCTCTGTTCATGGCTCAGCCTGCGCATCGTCCCGCGGCCCACGACGCTCGCCGCCGCCTGA
- a CDS encoding FprA family A-type flavoprotein: MAITEIRPGIHYVGVNDRTTTRFEALWSLPIGVSYNAYLVVGEKIALIDTVEEAFGSRLEANIRETIGDRKIDYLVVNHMEPDHSSSITALRRLYPDLEIVGNAKTLQMINGFYGIAGGTVEVKEGDTLDLGGGKVLSFHLIPMVHWPETMVTWCAGEKTLFSGDAFGTFGALDGGITDSQVDTDRYWDEMRRYYACIVGKYGGPVQKALQKVRTLPVETICSTHGPVWQREIPRVMDIYDRLSRYEGEPGVVVAYASMYGNTEQMAERIARELAAEGVGPIRVYNLSYADPSVVLRDVFRYDTLIVGGPTYNGNLFPPVAELLDRLAARCIPQRKFGWFGSFCWAGASVRLLGEFAQKMKWEPLCDPVEMKQGFSSDVCGLCRTLAGRIAERRRSE; this comes from the coding sequence ATGGCAATTACCGAAATACGTCCCGGCATCCACTACGTCGGGGTCAACGACCGCACCACCACGCGCTTCGAAGCCCTCTGGTCGCTTCCGATCGGCGTGTCGTACAATGCCTATCTGGTCGTGGGCGAAAAGATCGCGCTGATCGACACCGTCGAGGAGGCTTTCGGCAGCCGCCTCGAAGCCAATATCCGCGAAACGATCGGCGACCGGAAGATCGACTATCTGGTCGTCAACCACATGGAGCCCGACCATTCGTCGTCGATCACGGCGCTGCGCCGCCTCTACCCCGACCTCGAAATCGTCGGCAACGCCAAGACGCTCCAAATGATCAACGGGTTCTACGGCATCGCCGGGGGCACGGTCGAGGTCAAGGAGGGCGACACGCTCGACCTGGGCGGCGGCAAGGTGCTTTCGTTCCACCTGATCCCGATGGTGCATTGGCCCGAGACGATGGTGACGTGGTGCGCCGGCGAGAAGACGCTCTTTTCGGGTGACGCTTTCGGCACGTTCGGAGCCCTCGACGGCGGCATCACCGACTCGCAGGTCGATACCGACCGCTACTGGGACGAGATGCGCCGCTACTACGCCTGCATCGTGGGCAAATACGGCGGCCCGGTGCAGAAGGCCCTGCAAAAGGTCCGCACGCTCCCCGTCGAGACGATCTGTTCGACGCACGGCCCCGTGTGGCAGCGGGAGATTCCCCGGGTGATGGATATTTACGACCGTCTGAGCCGCTACGAGGGCGAGCCGGGCGTGGTCGTGGCCTACGCCTCGATGTACGGCAACACGGAGCAGATGGCCGAGCGCATCGCCCGCGAGCTGGCGGCCGAAGGTGTCGGCCCCATCCGGGTCTACAACCTTTCGTACGCCGATCCTTCGGTGGTCCTGCGCGATGTCTTCCGTTACGACACGCTGATCGTCGGCGGCCCGACCTACAACGGCAACCTCTTCCCGCCCGTCGCCGAGCTGCTCGACCGGCTCGCCGCCCGCTGCATCCCGCAACGCAAATTCGGCTGGTTCGGATCGTTCTGCTGGGCCGGAGCCTCGGTGCGCCTGCTGGGAGAGTTCGCCCAGAAGATGAAGTGGGAGCCCCTGTGCGATCCCGTGGAAATGAAGCAGGGCTTTTCGTCCGACGTGTGCGGCCTCTGCCGGACACTGGCAGGCCGCATCGCCGAACGCCGGCGAAGCGAATAA